One segment of Schistocerca cancellata isolate TAMUIC-IGC-003103 chromosome 2, iqSchCanc2.1, whole genome shotgun sequence DNA contains the following:
- the LOC126155014 gene encoding ankyrin repeat domain-containing protein 65-like produces the protein MMAAKKWTVEEVFRWTPVRFAEETGSWEWIEKMLQSGMSAKDLTVTTRRLSIADTGASLMRDVCSAGHLQLLRLALSVDAKLASARLDGCGSTPLHVAAANRRDAAVRLLLEAGADCEVRDGRGRTPLHAAAASGSVHALRLLLEAGGDPESQDSEGNTAVHLACEEGHTSVLMALYKRGVSRSLVKMQLLLSGESGNVEGVRLALKHTSSWGGAWSELHTVAIKGSGTAVRTLLAAGLDPNARDANGDTPLHAVAAAGCPGSAEALVEAGADVDAADSSGSTPLHYAVRTGNLGVVRVLLAAGADVEARDAEGDTPLLRATARGCADAVAALVAAGARTDAANAAGRTADQVARLLGHSGLISGLLDRAHNSHMAEGIPVAPIPR, from the coding sequence ATGATGGCCGCCAAGAAATGGACTGTAGAAGAGGTATTCAGGTGGACTCCTGTACGCTTCGCAGAGGAGACTGGCTCCTGGGAATGGATCGAGAAAATGCTGCAAAGTGGCATGTCTGCAAAGGATCTCACTGTCACCACGAGAAGGCTGTCCATCGCAGACACTGGAGCTTCCCTGATGCGCGACGTCTGCTCAGCGGGCCACCTGCAGCTGCTGAGGCTGGCATTGTCGGTGGACGCGAAGCTGGCGTCGGCGCGTCTGGACGGGTGTGGGTCGACGCCGCTGCACGTGGCGGCAGCCAACAGGCGCGACGCGGCGGTACGGCTGCTGCTGGAGGCGGGCGCCGACTGCGAGGTGAGAGACGGCCGCGGGCGTACGCCCCTCCACGCCGCCGCCGCCAGTGGCAGCGTCCACGCCCTCCGGCTGCTGCTGGAAGCCGGCGGCGACCCGGAGAGCCAGGACTCTGAAGGAAACACGGCGGTGCACCTCGCCTGCGAAGAAGGCCACACAAGCGTCCTGATGGCGCTGTACAAGAGGGGCGTGTCCCGCAGTCTAGTCAAGATGCAGCTGCTCTTGTCGGGTGAAAGTGGCAACGTAGAGGGAGTACGACTCGCGCTGAAGCATACGTCTAGCTGGGGCGGCGCGTGGAGCGAGCTGCACACCGTGGCCATCAAGGGTAGTGGCACGGCAGTGAGGACTCTATTGGCTGCAGGCTTGGACCCGAACGCCCGCGACGCCAACGGCGACACCCCGCTGCACGCCGTGGCGGCCGCGGGCTGCCCGGGGTCGGCTGAGGCGCTGGTGGAGGCCGGCGCAGACGTGGACGCCGCCGACTCGAGCGGCTCGACGCCGCTGCACTACGCGGTGCGCACTGGAAACCTGGGGGTGGTTCGCGTGCTGCTGGCCGCGGGCGCCGACGTGGAGGCGCGCGACGCCGAGGGCGACACGCCGCTGCTGCGCGCCACCGCCAGGGGCTGCGCCGACGCCGTGGCCGCACTCGTCGCCGCCGGTGCCAGGACCGACGCCGCGAACGCCGCCGGCAGGACCGCCGACCAGGTGGCGAGGCTGCTAGGCCACAGCGGGCTCATCAGCGGCCTACTGGACCGCGCACACAACAGCCACATGGCAGAAGGAATACCCGTTGCGCCGATTCCGCGTTAA